The following proteins are co-located in the Cyprinus carpio isolate SPL01 chromosome B19, ASM1834038v1, whole genome shotgun sequence genome:
- the LOC109057496 gene encoding regulation of nuclear pre-mRNA domain-containing protein 2-like isoform X1, with protein sequence MAAGGAGVSGHNSGSSPRLESTLDRRFQTISNTMESIQGLSVWCIENKKYHSVIVRYWIKWLRKSDAPHRLNLFYLANDVIQNCKRKNAIVYRTTFTDVLPEAMKLISATKDSKVNKAVLRILSIWEERSVYSEEFISQLRNGLVQKEEPVKVSAPVNSKSALKSKIVAEFVPSAFIEHLSKYRKSMDDIELKEKQLAAMRVDVCSKEALKKLKDKAGGKRFSKDFEDGSAKLQEFVSFLDGEVKKGPPLIEALENADIFYEMQYKEVKIVAKAYETFANRVSHLKRKLDALKNMLPDPDDSPIPSPIEDAPSPTGSESPFHALERIGTPDPELDGQAMEEDLIALADAPSPLSSVGGSSPPSAPLGDKDNRDVEDMDLSDVEETETPAIIVEEHVTSAVESKQSTVTPNVRESLPTNEGTQINQIATPTVTVPLAVTTTTTTSTPTTPSLPVNLAGVDLGKISSILSTITNVMKNSAVGVSPVSRSSPSVTSTPSSTQKTPTPTTAPPANPLASILSRVDISTNTLLSALSKTQTHGGFQGLSSLLNNPTAKTTTTSNSEKQSLTTPITEETQPSPKVLPTPSSLPLAKDPTSQGCVAPTPMQSNMANENRSSLNFTLDSKIDTFLQGHPGLKGFNLGFPSVLTWPKGAVDSPLASAENLGGTPVRDEAGSTPTQDEIMDVPQSELFPYQQGQTVSISTALDAKSTRSLPSWQEQNAQADPQAHMDMHQKTAPKKDSVPSLAEAEAMRHQRIEAMRSSSLSSNQQPLRDNVEATERSGVMLQELRQNPLIRDVGPNSKMVEGSYAYRDDQEKQVLASSDAYGAEPYLAKEPRQDLGAPNFFTTPLPPIPKLPPPPQDFMHPASSRASGPRPTRDLQEPFGVPAERGGFDGSYAPANSDYEHLSHEVPKTEPFHPHGDGASHSAHAPHPAPKIPPNGQVDYNHRHPPRLPLQHPPSVPHHHIGSPPPVRGYHEASSPPRPLPEDPYFDPYYEQPPRSPSPPHYDMHPISPHAQEHYPEEIPAHYPEHRVPPHLEHRHPPPHHVRPPHPGHYPAPRPLRRPPLVRHEPPFPRGKRPGPPFGGPPRFRGPFYPPKRPFLPPHY encoded by the exons CGGATGCGCCACACAGGCTTAATCTCTTCTACCTGGCGAATGATGTCATTCAGAACTGTAAAAGGAAAAATGCCATAGTCTACCGCACCACCTTTACTGATGTGCTGCCAGAAGCTATGAAGCTCATCAG TGCCACAAAGGATTCTAAGGTGAACAAGGCAGTTCTGAGGATACTGTCCATTTGGGAAGAGAGAAGTGTCTATTCAGAGGAGTTCATCAGTCAGCTGAGGAACGGTTTGGTTCAGAAAGAAGAACCAGTGAAAG TTTCAGCTCCAGTCAACTCCAAATCTGCCCTGAAATCCAAGATTGTTGCTGAGTTTGTG CCCTCAGCATTTATTGAGCATCTGTCCAAGTACAGGAAGTCCATGGATGACATTGAGCTCAAAGAGAAACAGTTAGCTGCAATGAGAGTGGATGTGTGCAGCAAAGAAGCTCTGAAGAAACTGAAAG ACAAGGCGGGAGGTAAAAGGTTTTCTAAAGACTTTGAAGATGGGAGTGCAAAGCTTCAGGAGTTTGTTTCCTTTCTGGATGGAGAGGTCAAAAAAGGCCCTCCATTGATAGAAGCTCTGGAGAATGCAGATATATTTTATGAGATGCAATATAAAGAGGTCAAGATTGTGGCTAAA GCCTACGAGACATTTGCAAACCGGGTGTCGCACCTTAAGCGCAAGCTCGATGCACTGAAGAATATGTTGCCTGATCCAGATGACTCCCCCATTCCCTCCCCGATTGAAGATGCTCCCTCACCCACGGGCTCTGAGTCACCCTTCCATGCTCTGGAAAGGATTGGTACCCCAGACCCAGAGCTGGATGGGCAGGCAATGGAAGAGGACCTCATTGCTTTGGCTGATGCTCCCAGCCCTCTCTCATCTGTCGGGGGTTCCTCACCACCAAGTGCCCCTTTGGGAGACAAAGACAATCGTGACGTAGAGGACATGGACCTCTCGGATGTAGAGGAAACGGAAACACCTGCCATCATAG TTGAGGAACATGTGACCTCTGCTGTCGAGTCCAAACAGTCCACTGTCACTCCAAATGTCAGAGAATCCTTACCAACAAATGAAGGCACACAAATAAATCAGATCGCAACCCCAACAGTGACTGTTCCCTTAGCAGTAACAACAACCACAACCACCTCCACACCAACCACACCATCACTGCCGGTGAACCTTGCTGGTGTTGACCTAGGCAAGATCAGCTCCATCCTCAGCACAATCACAAATGTTATGAAGAACTCAG CTGTAGGAGTTAGTCCTGTATCTCGGTCTTCCCCAAGTGTAACTTCTACTCCAAGCTCAACTCAAAAGACTCCCACTCCCACTACTGCCCCTCCAGCCAACCCACTGGCCAGCATCCTTTCTAGGGTGGACATCAGCACCAACACTCTGCTCAGTGCTCTATCCAAAACACAAACCCATGGGGGTTTCCAGG GTCTGTCCTCTTTGCTAAACAACCCGACTGCAAAGACCACCACAACTTCAAATTCTGAAAAGCAATCACTAACCACGCCTATTACTGAAGAGACTCAACCATCTCCTAAAGTCTTACCTACTCCATCTAGTCTCCCACTGGCTAAGGATCCCACCTCTCAAGGATGTGTGGCTCCTACGCCTATGCAGTCCAATATGGCGAATGAGAATAGGTCTTCTCTCAACTTTACCTTGGACTCCAAGATTGATACCTTCCTCCAAGGTCACCCAGGACTGAAAGGCTTTAATTTGGGCTTTCCGTCTGTTCTGACATGGCCTAAAGGAGCTGTTGATAGCCCTTTAGCAAGTGCAGAAAACCTTGGTGGAACCCCTGTAAGGGATGAAGCTGGTTCTACACCAACGCAAGATGAAATTATGGATGTTCCTCAATCAGAGCTGTTCCCGTATCAGCAGGGGCAAACTGTGTCTATTTCTACAGCTTTGGATGCTAAATCAACGCGTTCACTTCCATCTTGGCAAGAACAAAATGCTCAGGCTGATCCACAAGCTCATATGGACATGCACCAGAAGACTGCACCAAAAAAAGACTCTGTGCCCTCTCTTGCCGAGGCAGAAGCTATGCGACATCAGCGCATTGAAGCAATGCGTTCCTCTTCTTTGTCCAGCAACCAGCAACCTTTAAGAGACAATGTAGAAGCCACCGAGAGATCCGGTGTGATGCTTCAAGAGCTGAGACAAAACCCCTTAATTCGTGATGTGGGACCAAATTCTAAAATGGTGGAAGGTAGCTATGCATATCGAGATGATCAAGAGAAGCAAGTATTGGCCAGCTCTGATGCATACGGTGCAGAGCCGTACCTTGCCAAAGAACCAAGACAGGATCTTGGTGCACCTAACTTCTTCACAACACCTCTGCCACCAATCCCAAAGCTTCCTCCTCCACCACAAGACTTCATGCACCCCGCATCTTCGAGAGCAAGTGGTCCCCGTCCCACCAGAGATTTGCAGGAACCTTTCGGAGTTCCTGCAGAACGAGGTGGTTTTGATGGATCGTATGCCCCAGCAAACTCTGATTATGAACACTTGTCTCATGAGGTTCCAAAAACGGAGCCTTTCCATCCACATGGGGATGGGGCCTCTCACTCTGCTCATGCACCGCACCCTGCTCCTAAAATCCCACCGAATGGTCAAGTGGACTACAACCACCGACATCCACCAAGATTACCTCTGCAGCACCCTCCAAGTGTACCCCATCACCACATTGGGTCTCCTCCTCCAGTAAGGGGTTACCATGAAGCCTCAAGTCCTCCTCGACCTTTACCTGAAGATCCATACTTTGACCCATACTACGAACAACCACCACGTAGCCCTTCTCCCCCTCATTACGACATGCACCCGATTTCACCTCATGCACAAGAACATTATCCTGAAGAAATCCCAGCTCACTACCCAGAGCACAGGGTTCCTCCCCACTTGGAGCACAGGCATCCACCACCACACCATGTTCGTCCACCTCACCCTGGGCACTATCCAGCTCCTAGGCCCCTTCGTAGGCCACCACTGGTCCGTCATGAGCCGCCCTTTCCAAGGGGCAAGCGACCTGGCCCACCATTTGGTGGACCTCCCAGATTTAGGGGCCCCTTTTATCCCCCTAAAAGACCCTTCTTGCCTCCGCATTACTGA